The Accipiter gentilis chromosome Z, bAccGen1.1, whole genome shotgun sequence DNA window GCAGAATAACCACCACACTGGCAGGTACTCCAGGGTGGAGCGCTCCCAATCCATCTCGCAGCCgctgcacaggtctttctgtCCGCAGGTAGCGCAAGACGTGGATGAAGTCAGGACCTGCAGCACGCTCACAGTGCTGCTCCTCTGACACGTGTTGACCATGGTGCTCCAGCCGAAAGATGCCACATGGAGCTGGGCAGGGCAGCTGAGAGACGACAGCAGCTGACTGACTGGctggccagcagcagctgctctctcCTGCACACTGTAATTTGGCAGCTCCTTATGCCAGCTCAGCAGCCACTCCAGAACCCAAGCTCCAAGTGGGGACACTGAGCAGGAAAACGTCTGCAGCAGTGGAGGCTGCGGAAAGAAACAGATGtggggttggggcgggggggaggcttTATTGTGGGAGGTAAAAGAAATACAACGGGCTTGCCTGGGAGTCAATGGCCAGCAGCCAGATGCTGGCTGTTCAAAGACACTTGATGCATACTCacatccctccccttccctccctgacTTGAGCATTTTGACCTCAATCTGAGCCTCTGATCACCTCTGTGCAAGTAAGAATAACCACGCTTCCTCTAGACTTCCgcagtgtgtgcatgtgtcaaGTACTAAAAGAAAAACTGCCATATTCAAATAGCCTACAATGAAAGGAAGCCAGAGCATAAGGAAGGACGTTCTTTTCTGTATTTAGAGGCACAATACACACTGGCAGTATTACGACTCCCATTTCAGTGTCTTCCTGCAGGACAGCAAGCCTGAAAATCTTTTGACAAAGACTGAACTGCCCAGAGGACACTCATTGCACCATTTCAGTtaacattaatgaaaattaaatggtcAGATTGCAAACTTCTTCCTTATAGTTTCAAAATGTATATGTGAGCCTGATAAACAGCAGAAACATTtgtctcttcccaaaaagacaaaTGGCTTGAGGCCTCCCCTCCCACTGCAAGATCAAAGTATCTTCTTCATCACAATATCAGCTTTTCATTACAATCAAACAATCAGTTCAAAGCTAGTAGGGAAaggaattttatttcaaaacttcCAAAAGATGAATACAAATAATAGAAAGTAGACAAAAttaaaaaactgttaaaaaagtTAGTTGTCCTTGTACAAGTGCTTTATAAAAAACTGAAGGCAAATGACCAAGCACATTTTAGTAAGTTTTGTGTATTACAAACCTTGACAATTATGCATGCAACTATCTTTTGGTGTCCATGGATTTTAGTGTCTGTTTGGTCACATTTTAAACACATCAAGGAAATTCTACCATGGCAGTACCTTTACAAATACAAATTAGGGGAAGTATTACAGATTAGAAGTTTTGCAAGAAACACGTCTTAGGAATCAAGCCTGTGCTACACATCGTGTCCAGCAGTTTCTAATATGTATCATTTATGGAGTTAGATACACTTGAAAAATACCGTACTTGGTTCCAGGTACTTCAGTATAACTGTATTTAGTTTTATACTTTGCTATCATTCTGGTATAACAGTTTACCAAAATAGGTGTATATGATTTCGTAAaaaattcatgtttttcttttctaaaatgtaaaCTTCTCAGGTGATACATGTATAGTTAGCATAGTGTAGTAACAATGGTGACTATTATGAAAAGAATAAGGGTTACATTAAAAAACTTTAAGAACATTagcaaaagagagtgaaatacGGATACACGAGAACAAACAGATAAATATTTAGGACATTGTTTTAGCCACACAAAAGTTAGGGCACAGAGAGACTTCTTTTGTGAAGGAAAGGCAGTTGTAATTCATGTCATGCTTGAAGGCAACTCTCCAGTGACCTTccctgtaagaggaaaaaaaaggtttattaaaTGCTGTCTTCCTAAGCTGATACATTTCTCTTACAAATTGTTACACAAAAGCTCCTTTGCACGCAGAAAAACTGAATAACCACTTTCCTTTGTTGGATGTTCGCATCCTTCAATATTATAAGAATTTTTAATTGGCTTTTtgactttgctttcattttctatgaTCCTAAGATAACTAAATAATAATGAACTAGATAACTGATCTATCAGCAAAAGATGACTAAATGACATCTTGGGCTGAGCTATACATTTCTAAAAGTATCATCAATTAACCATCAAACTTGTTGGAGAAAGTATTATGTATTCTGTCTGGATGATGTAGTCATACTTGAATCCtagaaatacatacatacatacacacacagagacacaagaaagaaaaagtagaaaggcTGCTTCAATAACAAAACAACATATTCAGCAGCCACTATCAATTTTGTCTTATTTGCAGGAAGAATTAAGGTTAGCACCTAAACTGAGAAAAATCTTCTGCttgcgctccccccccccccccaagttttttGAGAAGAGCATCTCATGCTCAGTTGTTCTCTCTCTTCAAGTTCAATCCTGTTTTGTCAAACGTATGCAGCAACAATCAAACCCATGCTATTGATGAGGCACGAGCACAACTGCAAGCTTGGGAACCCTGGCAGTAGAAAGGGCAAGATTTTACAATGACTTTATGTTCTAGTCTAAATTCTGCCCTtaaagaaaatgttcattttcactTTGATAGCACTCtcaaagaaagaacagaattCAGTGGTTGTTCCACTCTGTAATCTTTTCAGCTCTTCAGcaagaactatttttattttttcttttaaagaagagtAACCCCTTCTGAATATCCTACTTCCATGTATGTTTGTCATGCAGAAGAAATGAGATTTTCTGACAAAAGTTATGGTGTGTTCCTGCCCAAGACTGCTAGCACGCACACATggcctttctttctcctgctgcaaTCACTGGTATCTGTGTGACAGATGGGAGAGACAAGAGTGGGCATCACGGAATTGGATCCCAAAGATTTGCAAAGGCTGGAAGGTCACCCACCCACCCTGCAGGTGTTAACGCAGGTACAAGCAACCCAGCGCGCTAAGGCAGACAGAGCTTAGGGAGTATCTCATTCTTTAGACCTGTGCTGAAAAACGTTACAAAGGATGTGATTACAAGTTGCCTCAGCTCCTCTCTGCTTCCACCGCTTTTGGTGCCGTACCAACATTAACACCAGAAGGAGCCTGAGGACAGACACAGCCAAACGAACTGCACtatgacatttaagaaaaaatgtattttaacaaggTTTTTCTTAAGCTGTGAGCTAGTCATCAGAGCACACGCAGCTGCCTCCGCTTTGTCTTACTTCTTCAAGCTGCGTACATGGCTGGTTTTTATGCCTGGCTGTGTCAAACACAGCTGTGTGTCACCGACAGTTTTTGTTATTTTGGATGCTGCTAATGACCCTAGAACtgctcaaacacaaaaaaaccaaaccaaccaactcATAAACAAAACACCTGTAGAAAGAGCTGTAGGAAAGAGACATGCTTCAATTGCCACacctaaaagaaacagaaaacaatttgcaGAGCCAGTGGGGAAGTGGTGAACTACCAAGAACTTGACATTCAAAAAACTATCACCATCTGCCCTTCAGTTTCAAATTAGAGTTGTTGTCGTGGTATCTGTGACTTTATTACCTGATTTCAGAGCAGAGCACAGGATCGGGGTTCTCGAAAGGGATTGCTCCCCGCAGGAACCCCAACAAGCAAGGCATCTTTGCAGGCATTCTGCATACAGTACTGCTGGAGTTCTGCAGCTGCCTGAGAGACCtgtgtaaaggaaaaagaaaaaaaaatccagagaggaAACTAATTCATTCACAAGCATCTATTAGGCATTTCCTCTTGAAGAACCATTATCAAAcagagctggagagcagccaAGTCAGCTCTTGGATTCTAAAACACCAAGTAAATCAGCACAGACGCACATTTACAAAGCTCCAATGAAACATGCATGAAACACTACGCCAGTGATGAGCCAGAGGAGCATAGAGGACTGAGGTGCAAGTGCGATGGAATTTGTCCTCATTAAACTGCGCAGGGCCGTGACCACAGTATTTTCCAACCTACTGGACTGTGTTCCGGTTTATATTTGAACTTGTCTCCTCAGATAATTTATAAAGAGGATTTTCATTTCCAAACAGAGCATGACaaggaatgaaagcaaaaaagatgAGGATGAAAAGCTTTTAAGTGCAAATTACCACCTTCCCCTGGCAGTGAAGTGAGAGCTTCATATCCACACTCTGGCCCCCAGAGAGGGCGGTCCAGAGCTGCAGAACAAGCCCAGGCACCCAAAGGCAAGGCGCCTCCAGCACTGAACTCACCTGCTCTCCCTGTGGACAGCACGTCAGTCATGTGCTtgtatttttgcagaaaaaacataGGGGAATTCCCAATTTCTCAGACATGCTTTGGAAACAGCTGCAGGGAACTGTCAAAATCCATGCCATCTGCTACAttttttataaaaggaaataCTGAGCGTACTGGTGGGAATACAAGTTCCCCTCTGACCTCACCTCTGCCTTCATTACAGGACTcctgaaatactgattttaattCCTACACAACTTCGCTGTGTTGCCAGCGGAGGGACGAGACAATACCCAGAAGGACCATTCACGCTTCCCAACCTCCTGATCGAAGGGGCCACCCAGGAGCCCTGATGGGATTTTGGTTCTGGGCCATCCCATCTAACAGCATCTGGAAGCGCATGGGAAGTCTGGCCTAGTGCATGCTTTTGTTTGCTATTTCACTGCTGTCCTGTTGACCACCTCCCAACTCTCCTCCAGGATGCTCGTCCTGGTAACTGCCCGAATCTA harbors:
- the GNG10 gene encoding guanine nucleotide-binding protein G(I)/G(S)/G(O) subunit gamma-10, coding for MSSGGSLSTMQRLVEQLKLEAAVERIKVSQAAAELQQYCMQNACKDALLVGVPAGSNPFREPRSCALL